In a genomic window of Gossypium arboreum isolate Shixiya-1 chromosome 7, ASM2569848v2, whole genome shotgun sequence:
- the LOC108471411 gene encoding uncharacterized protein LOC108471411 — protein sequence MGASHTDARRREFLNLTQGDRSVAEYEAEFFKLSHYVRGMVATEYEHCVRFEDSLHLRVLIALQRERDFSALVEKAKIAEEVKHSERQNREEGKVKRDTNTAMRPKKKAMTDGPVRAKPTIAVPGGVVMCQLCNRRHPGVCWRATGGCLRCDSTEHRAKDCPLKSNQMQAPVVETAGVQQPPKGRGQVRGSNGIGQGFTHSNVACSVSETLGILCERTSSKISVVSLLGLPIRVSKLFRNVTLEVQGTVFLADLMELSFWEFNLILGMDWLVKHHVSLDCAEKRVVLRIGEDVEIVAIGEQRNYLSNVISVLVAEKELTFLGHVVSVGGIRVDPRKIEAVLN from the exons ATGGGAGCCAGCCACACTGATGCTAGGCGACGTGAGTTCCTAAATCTTACTCAGGGTGACCGTTCAGTGGCTGAGTACGAGGCTGAGTTCTTTAAATTGAGTCATTATGTGAGGGGCATGGTGGCGACCGAGTACGAGCACTGTGTCCGATTTGAGGATAGTCTCCATCTACGGGTTCTGATAGCtctacagagggagcgagatttctcAGCCTTAGTCGAGAAGGCTAAGAttgccgaggaggtgaagcactCCGAGCGTCAAAACCGTGAAGAAGGGAAGGTTAAGAGGGATACGAATACTGcgatgaggcctaagaaaaaggccatgACTGATGGGCCCGTGAGAGCTAAGCCTACTATTGCTGTTCCTGGTGGGGTGGTGATGTGTCAGCTCTGTAATAGACGTCATCCAGGCGTGTGTTGGAGGGCTACTGGAGGTTGTTTGAGGTGTGATTCAACTGAGCATCGTGCTAAAGATTGTCCACTGAAAAgtaatcagatgcaagctccggTGGTTGAGACTGCAGGGGTACAGCAACCACCTAAGGGTAGGGGACAGGTTAGGGGTAGTAACGGTATAGGTCAAG GCTTTACACATTCCAATGTTGCATGTTCTGTGTCCGAGACTCTGGGAATTCTGTGTGAGAGAACTTCTAGTAAGATTTCAGTGGTGAGTCTGTTGGGGCTGCCTATTAGGGTCAGTAAACTATTTAGAAACGTTACGTTGGAAGTCCAAGGAACAGTATTCTTGGCTGATCTGATGGAACTTTCGTTTTGGGAGTTCAACTTAATTCTAGGCATGGACTGGTTGGTGAAGCATCATGTAAGTCTGGATTGTGCTGAAAAGAGGGTTGTTTTGAGGATCGGGGAGGATGTTGAGATAGTCGCAATTGGAGAACAACGAAATTATTTGAGTAATGTGATCTCTGTATTGGTAGCGGAGAAG gaGTTAACCTTTTTAGGACATGTGGTGTCTGTTGGGGGAATTCGTGttgatcctcgtaagattgaggctgtgttgaATTAG